In one window of Chitinophagales bacterium DNA:
- a CDS encoding RNA methyltransferase has protein sequence MLPQALQARLASLPQLDLAALNALHASGEQVTSIRRNLFKLPDAYSFPFDTPVPWCAHAAYLHERPFFTFDPLLHAGAYYVQDASSMCIWTALTQVMKETKGLKVLDLCAAPGGKTTLLADYFHDGVLVANEVIRSRAAILVENITKWGAEHVIVTNNDPADFTSLHNYFDVMLVDAPCSGSGLFRKDPDAVNEWSPEHVQLCSQRQQRILADALPALKPGGTLLYATCSYSPEEDEDIMDWLMAQGDMVSVPLDLPATWNIVTTQTESGATGYRFYPHLLKGEGFFLSVFQKADASYHATHRPQQVQQASKQEQQLWKQAIPELEAHHLIRSGDICKAVSDPVLDTLSQLGKLYIRKAGIAVGQLKGKDLIPDHELALWNRAIHSFPAVELDEATALEYLRRKDISLQGTKGWNLMRYRGLSLGWAKLLPNRVNNYYPQGYRILKD, from the coding sequence TTGTTACCACAGGCATTACAAGCGCGTTTAGCTAGTTTACCCCAATTAGATTTGGCTGCACTCAATGCATTGCATGCATCTGGTGAACAGGTAACCAGTATCCGCAGAAACTTGTTCAAGCTACCTGATGCTTATAGCTTTCCATTTGATACACCTGTGCCCTGGTGTGCGCACGCAGCATATTTGCATGAACGTCCTTTCTTCACTTTCGATCCATTATTGCATGCTGGTGCTTACTATGTGCAGGATGCGAGTAGTATGTGTATCTGGACTGCCCTCACGCAGGTAATGAAAGAAACAAAAGGTTTAAAGGTCTTAGACCTTTGTGCCGCGCCCGGAGGGAAGACCACTTTACTTGCAGATTATTTTCATGATGGGGTATTGGTGGCGAATGAAGTCATTCGTTCCCGTGCAGCCATCTTGGTAGAGAACATCACCAAATGGGGTGCGGAACATGTTATCGTTACGAATAATGATCCTGCTGATTTTACCAGCTTACACAATTATTTTGATGTGATGCTCGTGGATGCACCTTGCAGTGGCAGCGGCTTATTTCGCAAAGATCCTGATGCGGTAAATGAATGGAGTCCTGAGCATGTACAACTCTGCAGTCAGCGACAGCAAAGAATCTTAGCCGATGCTTTACCGGCATTGAAACCTGGTGGCACTTTGTTGTATGCAACCTGTTCATATTCGCCCGAAGAAGATGAAGACATCATGGATTGGTTGATGGCGCAAGGCGATATGGTATCAGTGCCTTTGGACTTACCTGCAACATGGAATATCGTCACAACACAAACTGAATCAGGAGCAACAGGCTATCGATTTTATCCGCACTTGCTGAAAGGTGAAGGTTTCTTCTTGTCGGTTTTTCAAAAAGCAGATGCATCATATCATGCAACGCACAGGCCGCAGCAAGTGCAACAGGCATCGAAGCAGGAGCAGCAATTGTGGAAACAAGCTATTCCTGAACTGGAAGCCCATCACCTCATTCGTTCAGGAGATATATGTAAAGCGGTAAGTGATCCAGTGCTTGACACATTAAGTCAGTTGGGTAAACTCTATATCCGCAAAGCCGGTATAGCAGTTGGTCAGTTAAAAGGCAAGGACTTAATACCAGATCATGAACTGGCATTGTGGAACCGAGCAATCCATAGTTTCCCAGCTGTTGAATTAGATGAAGCAACAGCGCTGGAATACCTGCGCAGAAAAGATATCAGCCTACAAGGCACAAAGGGTTGGAACCTGATGCGATATCGCGGACTATCACTGGGTTGGGCCAAGCTATTACCCAATCGTGTAAATAATTACTATCCGCAGGGGTACAGAATATTAAAAGACTAA
- a CDS encoding LysM peptidoglycan-binding domain-containing protein: MMRFLLMFLLCLTLGLTASGQGKLIIQGKSPFWYVVHTMSTGETFAGVAKKYGVTTDYLRQYNNLQQGYLLAGTKIRIPIRNLTKLNKDGIPVYYQIKKGDNLYQIGQQFNKVSLDFLKNWNNIREEDAREGLEIIVGYIGGYQPIESKSDQNFTAVDAKATGGAEIRGVMKPRGQEKEKDVPKPIDETKLGEEQYIKEEPQKRREIANKPVTTDPGRQPITRPIIVYDNPASVVQQQINEQKNAALEKQDPPKNAVVKTPETTLPKVVPPPIVKKDTAQIQPVRQPAKQEPAITKPVDKPVKKDSVAVAVNKPVPQPPPAMRRDTARKATKADIMLLPVSQEKIIDSAGKLSVVKKDSIKAPVQKPIVRDTASQVKKPVILDTVAAVNVAPIVVKKDSVVMIPVKPVVKDSVLKAPVVKKDSLLVLPPPVIMKKDSVALITPKSVVKDSVVKAPVVKKDSLVVLPPPVVVKKDSVALITPKSVVKDSVLKAPVVKKDSVLILPPPAVKKDSVTSVMPKPAAAVLEEGFFAQQYSIETTGLKLKTLTLESSIFKTMSGWDDKKYYVLANGIPEGAIVRLTANNKSVCAKVLGSLPAMKGDNGLQMRVSNAAAAALGVEANRFQLMVTYFQ, encoded by the coding sequence GTGATGCGATTCCTGTTGATGTTTTTGTTGTGCTTAACCCTTGGCCTGACTGCTTCTGGTCAGGGCAAGCTCATCATACAAGGAAAGAGCCCATTCTGGTATGTGGTACATACTATGTCAACCGGTGAAACTTTTGCCGGAGTAGCCAAGAAGTATGGTGTTACCACTGATTACCTCCGTCAGTACAATAATTTGCAGCAGGGTTATTTATTAGCTGGTACTAAGATCAGGATTCCAATACGTAATCTCACCAAACTGAATAAAGATGGTATTCCAGTGTATTACCAAATCAAAAAGGGCGATAATCTTTATCAGATAGGGCAGCAGTTTAATAAAGTGAGTCTCGACTTCCTGAAGAACTGGAATAATATCAGAGAAGAAGATGCGAGAGAAGGCCTGGAAATCATTGTTGGCTATATCGGCGGCTATCAGCCGATTGAAAGTAAGAGTGATCAAAACTTTACAGCTGTTGATGCCAAAGCTACTGGTGGAGCAGAAATCAGGGGCGTGATGAAGCCGCGTGGTCAGGAAAAAGAAAAAGATGTACCTAAGCCCATTGATGAAACCAAGTTAGGTGAGGAACAATATATAAAGGAAGAACCACAGAAGCGGAGAGAAATAGCCAATAAGCCTGTGACTACAGATCCAGGCAGACAGCCTATTACGCGTCCAATTATCGTCTATGATAATCCCGCATCAGTAGTGCAACAACAGATCAATGAACAAAAGAATGCAGCTTTAGAAAAACAGGATCCGCCTAAGAATGCAGTAGTGAAAACACCCGAAACTACATTGCCAAAGGTGGTACCGCCGCCAATTGTAAAAAAGGATACTGCACAGATTCAGCCAGTAAGACAACCAGCAAAACAAGAGCCAGCTATTACAAAGCCAGTAGATAAGCCGGTTAAAAAAGATAGTGTTGCAGTTGCTGTAAATAAGCCGGTTCCACAGCCTCCGCCTGCTATGCGCAGAGATACGGCTAGAAAGGCAACCAAAGCAGACATCATGTTATTGCCGGTAAGTCAGGAAAAAATTATCGATAGTGCAGGTAAACTGTCGGTCGTAAAAAAAGATTCTATCAAAGCGCCCGTACAAAAGCCAATTGTACGCGATACAGCTAGTCAGGTAAAGAAACCTGTTATCCTCGATACTGTCGCAGCTGTGAATGTTGCACCGATTGTAGTGAAGAAAGATAGTGTTGTGATGATTCCTGTAAAGCCGGTTGTGAAAGATTCTGTTTTGAAAGCGCCTGTTGTTAAGAAAGATAGTCTTTTAGTACTTCCACCACCTGTTATAATGAAGAAGGACAGTGTGGCTTTGATTACTCCAAAGTCTGTGGTAAAAGATTCAGTGGTGAAAGCGCCTGTTGTTAAGAAAGATAGTCTTGTAGTTCTTCCACCACCTGTTGTAGTGAAGAAGGACAGTGTGGCTTTGATTACTCCAAAATCTGTGGTAAAAGATTCAGTGTTAAAAGCGCCTGTTGTCAAGAAAGATAGTGTCTTGATTCTTCCACCTCCTGCAGTGAAGAAGGATAGTGTAACATCGGTAATGCCTAAGCCTGCAGCAGCTGTATTAGAAGAAGGTTTTTTTGCGCAACAGTATTCGATAGAAACAACGGGACTAAAATTAAAAACACTAACCCTGGAGAGTAGTATTTTCAAAACCATGAGTGGCTGGGATGATAAGAAATACTATGTACTGGCCAATGGTATTCCCGAAGGTGCGATTGTTCGTTTAACAGCAAACAACAAAAGTGTGTGTGCAAAGGTTCTGGGTAGTTTGCCAGCCATGAAAGGTGATAATGGTCTGCAGATGCGTGTCAGCAATGCAGCAGCAGCAGCATTAGGTGTAGAAGCCAATCGTTTTCAGCTAATGGTGACCTATTTTCAGTAA
- a CDS encoding methionyl-tRNA formyltransferase has translation MGTPEFAVASLNALVEAGCNVVGVVTAPDKPAGRGMQLQQSAVKQYAVSKNIPVLQPEKLKAPAFLDELAALKADLQVVVAFRMLPEAVWNMPPMGTINVHGSLLPQYRGAAPINWAIINGESATGVTTFQLQHAIDTGNMLMHEVIPITDTMTAGELHDTMKMVGANLLVETIKGLATGSIQAKPQQDAADLKHAPKLFTSNCTIDWHKPVHEVYNLVRGLSPYPGALTQLNGKILKIYRAEKIMKTVAETPGTFVSDNQTHIDVACTDGYLRLTEIQLEGKKKMAVSDFLRGNKI, from the coding sequence ATGGGCACGCCCGAATTTGCAGTTGCCTCACTCAATGCATTGGTAGAAGCCGGGTGCAATGTAGTAGGCGTTGTTACCGCACCAGATAAACCTGCAGGAAGAGGGATGCAACTTCAACAAAGTGCTGTGAAGCAATATGCTGTATCGAAAAACATTCCAGTACTACAACCAGAAAAGCTTAAAGCACCCGCATTCCTTGATGAGCTTGCTGCATTAAAAGCCGACTTACAAGTGGTGGTGGCATTTCGTATGTTACCAGAAGCGGTATGGAATATGCCACCCATGGGTACGATCAATGTACATGGCTCATTATTGCCGCAATACAGAGGTGCTGCGCCGATTAACTGGGCCATCATCAATGGCGAATCTGCTACAGGTGTTACCACATTCCAACTACAACATGCTATTGATACCGGTAATATGCTGATGCACGAAGTGATTCCTATTACCGATACGATGACAGCCGGTGAATTACACGATACCATGAAAATGGTTGGTGCCAATCTACTGGTTGAAACCATTAAAGGATTGGCTACAGGCAGCATACAAGCAAAACCACAACAAGATGCTGCTGATTTAAAGCATGCACCAAAGCTGTTTACCAGCAATTGCACCATAGATTGGCATAAACCTGTGCATGAAGTATATAACCTAGTGCGAGGCCTGTCGCCCTACCCCGGTGCACTCACCCAATTGAACGGCAAGATTCTGAAAATCTATCGTGCTGAAAAGATCATGAAAACTGTTGCTGAAACGCCGGGCACTTTTGTGAGCGATAACCAAACACATATTGATGTAGCCTGTACAGATGGTTATTTGAGACTCACAGAAATTCAATTGGAAGGAAAGAAGAAAATGGCAGTAAGTGATTTTTTACGCGGTAATAAAATCTGA
- a CDS encoding peptidylprolyl isomerase: protein MQQVKKGDTIRIHYHGRLEDGSTFDSSAGREPLEFEVGGGMVIKGFDDGVTGMTIGEKKTIHIPAEEAYGPVQDEMFLEFPINRFPEDMTPQVGMQLSMSNPSGQQFPVVIAEVKEEVVILDANHPLAGKDLIFDLELVEIKGGSSLIITP from the coding sequence ATGCAACAAGTAAAAAAAGGTGATACAATACGTATCCATTACCATGGCCGTTTGGAAGACGGTAGTACTTTCGATTCATCTGCTGGCCGCGAGCCACTGGAGTTTGAAGTTGGCGGCGGTATGGTAATCAAAGGCTTTGATGATGGTGTTACCGGCATGACCATCGGCGAAAAGAAAACCATTCATATTCCTGCTGAAGAAGCATACGGTCCTGTACAGGATGAAATGTTTCTGGAATTTCCGATCAACCGTTTTCCGGAAGATATGACACCACAAGTTGGTATGCAGTTGAGTATGAGCAATCCTTCTGGTCAGCAGTTTCCTGTGGTGATTGCTGAAGTAAAAGAAGAAGTGGTGATCTTGGATGCCAATCATCCGCTCGCCGGCAAAGACCTGATCTTTGATTTGGAGTTGGTAGAGATCAAAGGTGGTTCTTCACTGATCATTACTCCATAA
- a CDS encoding NAD(P)(+) transhydrogenase (Re/Si-specific) subunit beta yields the protein MEWNLLTLAYIIASVTFILGLKMLAHPETARKGNLVAAAGMSIAIFATIFLYEENGVKLQNYVWIFAALAIGTVAGVWSARTVKMTAMPEMVSLFNGMGGACAALIGIIEFNHLTRHYDGTDINFFSKLDAGMLLVIMAGLVIGSISFAGSMIAWGKLNGRIKDFSFKGQHLVNLGLFAFILLLSAYVIILRPEETIFFFYVVLFAALIYGVFFVMPIGGADMPVVISLLNSFTGVAAACGGFLYDNKAMLTGGILVGAAGTLLTILMCKAMNRSLTNVLIGSFGAGAAAASSAQQGGTHKEISVSDAAVCMAYANKVMIVPGYGLAVAQAQHVCHELEKILEERGVDVQYAIHPVAGRMPGHMNVLLAEADVAYDKLQEMETANDAFKTTDVVLILGANDVVNPAAKSDPASPIYGMPILEVEQAKTVIVNKRSMKPGYAGIENALFFQPKTSMLFGDAKAALQKLIAEIKSV from the coding sequence ATGGAATGGAACTTGTTAACGCTGGCCTATATCATTGCTTCGGTTACGTTTATACTCGGACTGAAAATGCTGGCACATCCGGAAACGGCGAGAAAAGGCAACCTGGTTGCTGCAGCTGGTATGAGTATTGCCATTTTTGCCACCATCTTTTTATATGAAGAAAATGGCGTGAAACTGCAGAACTATGTTTGGATTTTTGCAGCTCTGGCTATAGGTACAGTAGCCGGTGTGTGGTCGGCCAGAACCGTGAAGATGACTGCAATGCCGGAGATGGTGAGTTTATTCAATGGTATGGGTGGTGCTTGTGCTGCTTTAATTGGCATCATTGAATTCAATCACCTCACACGCCATTATGATGGAACAGATATAAACTTCTTTAGCAAGCTGGATGCTGGTATGTTATTGGTGATTATGGCCGGCTTGGTAATTGGTTCTATCTCTTTTGCTGGAAGTATGATTGCCTGGGGTAAACTCAATGGTCGTATCAAGGATTTTTCCTTTAAGGGACAGCATCTTGTTAACCTTGGTTTATTTGCGTTTATTCTTTTATTAAGCGCTTATGTCATCATACTCAGGCCAGAAGAAACTATTTTCTTTTTCTATGTGGTATTATTCGCAGCATTGATCTATGGGGTGTTCTTCGTAATGCCTATTGGTGGTGCGGATATGCCGGTAGTGATTTCATTGCTCAACTCATTTACCGGTGTTGCAGCTGCATGCGGTGGTTTTCTCTATGATAATAAAGCTATGCTCACCGGCGGTATCCTCGTAGGTGCTGCAGGTACTTTGCTAACTATTTTGATGTGTAAGGCGATGAATCGTTCCCTTACCAATGTATTGATTGGTTCTTTCGGAGCTGGTGCTGCTGCAGCATCCAGCGCTCAACAGGGCGGTACGCACAAAGAAATTTCTGTGTCTGATGCAGCAGTTTGTATGGCTTATGCCAACAAAGTCATGATTGTGCCAGGTTATGGATTAGCTGTTGCGCAAGCACAGCACGTATGCCATGAGTTGGAGAAAATTCTGGAAGAGCGTGGGGTAGATGTGCAATATGCCATTCACCCGGTTGCTGGCAGAATGCCGGGGCATATGAATGTATTATTGGCTGAAGCCGATGTGGCTTATGATAAACTGCAGGAAATGGAAACGGCGAATGATGCATTTAAGACAACCGATGTGGTACTGATTCTTGGTGCCAACGATGTGGTGAATCCTGCTGCCAAAAGCGATCCTGCTTCACCTATATATGGTATGCCTATTCTGGAAGTAGAACAAGCCAAAACAGTCATCGTGAACAAACGTAGCATGAAACCTGGCTATGCCGGTATTGAGAATGCATTGTTCTTTCAACCCAAAACATCTATGTTGTTTGGTGATGCTAAAGCTGCTTTACAGAAACTGATTGCAGAAATCAAGTCGGTCTAA
- a CDS encoding NAD(P) transhydrogenase subunit alpha has product MQDFLQWIQLHQQIIYIVILMIFLGIEVIGRVPSVLHTPLMSGANAIHGVVIIGAIIVMGKVESGNYFALALGFLAVILGTLNVVGGFVVTDRMLEMFKKKN; this is encoded by the coding sequence ATGCAGGATTTTTTACAATGGATACAGTTGCATCAGCAGATCATTTATATCGTGATTCTGATGATTTTTCTAGGTATAGAAGTAATTGGCCGCGTGCCGAGTGTTTTACACACACCGCTGATGAGTGGTGCAAACGCTATTCACGGTGTAGTAATCATCGGTGCCATCATTGTGATGGGGAAAGTAGAGTCTGGTAATTATTTCGCATTGGCACTTGGTTTCCTCGCAGTGATTCTGGGAACACTCAATGTGGTTGGTGGATTCGTGGTAACGGATCGCATGCTGGAAATGTTTAAAAAGAAAAACTAG
- a CDS encoding SPFH domain-containing protein, translating to MTFLASYWWLIVILIIVFSGLVTVNQGTIAVITMFGKYQRILAPGLRFKIPLLEQIFRRVSIQNRSVELEFQAVTNDQANVYFKSMLLYAVQNADEETIKKVAFKFISDKDLMQAMVRTIEGNIRSFVATKKQAEILGLRREIVESVKSEVDHVLEDWGYHLLDLQINDITFDQAIMESMSKVVASNNLKAAAENEGQALLITKTKSAEAEGNAIKIAAEAEKEAAKLRGQGVALFRQEVARGMTEAAEQLKQANLDTNVILFSMWTEAIKNFAEYGKGNVIFLDGSSEGMQRSMNQIMAMMQMKNSEKQ from the coding sequence ATGACATTCTTAGCAAGTTATTGGTGGCTTATTGTAATACTAATCATTGTGTTTAGTGGATTGGTCACTGTAAACCAAGGTACAATTGCGGTAATTACGATGTTCGGTAAGTACCAGCGTATCCTGGCGCCGGGATTACGTTTCAAGATTCCTTTGCTGGAGCAGATCTTTCGTCGCGTCAGCATCCAGAACCGCTCTGTGGAACTGGAGTTTCAGGCAGTTACCAACGACCAGGCCAATGTGTATTTCAAAAGCATGTTACTCTACGCAGTACAGAATGCGGATGAGGAAACCATTAAGAAAGTTGCATTTAAGTTTATCAGCGATAAAGACCTGATGCAAGCCATGGTGCGTACGATTGAAGGTAATATCCGTTCATTCGTAGCTACCAAGAAGCAGGCTGAGATTCTGGGTTTGCGCAGAGAGATTGTAGAAAGCGTAAAAAGTGAAGTTGACCATGTGCTGGAAGACTGGGGTTATCACCTGCTGGATTTGCAGATCAATGATATCACTTTCGATCAGGCCATTATGGAAAGCATGAGCAAAGTGGTCGCATCCAATAACCTGAAAGCAGCAGCTGAGAATGAAGGTCAGGCTTTACTGATCACCAAAACCAAATCTGCAGAAGCAGAAGGTAATGCCATCAAGATTGCTGCTGAGGCTGAGAAAGAAGCAGCCAAATTGCGTGGTCAGGGTGTGGCGCTCTTCCGTCAGGAAGTAGCCCGTGGTATGACAGAAGCCGCTGAGCAACTCAAGCAGGCTAATTTGGATACCAATGTGATCCTGTTCAGTATGTGGACAGAAGCCATCAAGAACTTTGCGGAATATGGTAAGGGTAACGTCATCTTCCTGGATGGTAGTAGCGAGGGTATGCAACGCAGCATGAACCAGATTATGGCCATGATGCAGATGAAGAATAGCGAGAAACAATAG
- a CDS encoding DUF1343 domain-containing protein, whose amino-acid sequence MRPRPLLAIYFTILLMLPAIGFAQKKQARNANAEILPGAYQLNDYLPLLKNKRVAVFANHTATVGNTHLVDTLKAIGVNIVKAFGPEHGFRGNVDAGDKIDNAVDPSTGIPVISLYGKKRKPDGADLADVDVLIFDIQDVGTRFYTYISSLEEYIESAIQHDKPLIVLDRPNPNGFYVDGPVLDSPYKSFVGMQRVPVVYGMTIGEYAKMLLGEAWLDKQYIRKESDQLYMSNVLGFEKKRKQFKLTVIKCKNYTHKSKYRLPVKPSPNLPDMGSIYWYSSTCYFEGTVLSEGRGTEKPFQIFGHPDLPKHMYAFTPVSRDGAKEPKLKDKLCYGWNISGDEAAILKSVEEKGIQLDWLVEAYKLFPNKDQFFLKPKSGKPTDYFFNKLAGNDELRQQLIAGKTAAEIKASWQPDLQAFKQIRKKYLLYPDFE is encoded by the coding sequence ATGCGCCCACGCCCACTATTGGCCATATACTTTACGATTTTGTTGATGCTACCAGCAATAGGATTTGCACAAAAAAAGCAGGCCAGAAATGCCAATGCCGAAATTCTACCCGGCGCCTATCAGCTGAACGATTATTTACCACTGCTGAAGAATAAAAGAGTAGCTGTTTTTGCCAACCATACTGCAACTGTTGGCAACACCCATCTGGTTGATACCCTGAAAGCTATTGGTGTCAATATTGTAAAAGCTTTTGGACCGGAACACGGTTTTCGCGGCAATGTGGATGCAGGCGATAAAATTGATAATGCGGTTGATCCATCTACCGGTATACCGGTAATTTCATTGTATGGCAAGAAACGCAAACCAGATGGTGCCGATTTAGCAGATGTGGATGTGTTGATATTCGACATTCAGGATGTAGGCACCCGTTTCTATACCTATATCTCTTCACTGGAGGAATACATAGAAAGTGCTATTCAGCATGATAAACCTTTGATTGTGCTCGACAGGCCCAACCCGAATGGTTTTTATGTTGACGGACCTGTATTAGATTCTCCTTATAAAAGCTTTGTGGGTATGCAGCGCGTACCAGTTGTGTATGGTATGACGATTGGTGAATATGCAAAGATGCTGCTGGGCGAAGCCTGGTTAGATAAGCAATATATCCGTAAGGAGTCTGATCAATTGTACATGAGTAATGTATTGGGCTTTGAGAAAAAACGCAAGCAGTTCAAACTCACGGTGATTAAGTGTAAGAATTATACGCACAAGAGTAAATATCGCTTGCCGGTGAAACCATCGCCTAACCTGCCTGATATGGGTTCTATTTACTGGTATTCCTCTACTTGTTATTTTGAGGGTACCGTCTTGAGTGAAGGTAGAGGCACTGAGAAACCATTCCAGATTTTTGGTCATCCTGATTTGCCCAAGCACATGTATGCTTTCACACCTGTTAGCAGAGATGGCGCTAAGGAACCTAAACTGAAGGATAAGCTTTGTTATGGATGGAATATCTCAGGAGACGAAGCTGCCATTCTCAAATCCGTTGAGGAAAAAGGTATTCAGCTGGATTGGCTGGTGGAAGCTTATAAGCTCTTCCCAAATAAGGATCAATTCTTTTTAAAACCAAAGAGTGGCAAGCCAACAGATTATTTCTTCAATAAGCTGGCGGGCAATGATGAACTGCGCCAACAACTGATTGCTGGAAAGACTGCTGCTGAGATTAAAGCCAGCTGGCAGCCAGATTTACAGGCTTTCAAACAAATCAGGAAGAAATACCTGCTTTACCCGGATTTTGAATAG
- the pepT gene encoding peptidase T, which translates to MKMYTVTERLLRYVQIDTQSDPQSEAFPSTEKQHVLAQLLAAELKAMGIADAHADAYGYVYATIPANIEKQVPVICFCSHIDTAPDCSGTGVKPILHENYQGQDIILPDDPTQVLRMTEHPHLKTQIGKNIITASGTTLLGADDKAGVSIIMDLAYQLTTNSAIPHGIIKILFTPDEEVGRGTEKVDLKKLGADFAYTLDGGEPGTFEDETFSADGMTCTIHGVIAHPGAAKGKLVNALKIAAAFVDALPKETLAPEVTSGREGFVHPVRVHGLAETAQVEFIIRDFDTKALALHEAKVEAILQETVAKYPGATYSVQVVEQYRNMKEVLDQYPQVVDYAREAYTRCGLPFIKEPIRGGTDGSRLSFMGLPAPNIFTGMQSIHGKQEWVGVSDMEQAVDVLTELVQVWAERS; encoded by the coding sequence ATGAAGATGTATACAGTTACCGAGCGTTTGCTGCGTTATGTGCAGATTGATACACAAAGTGATCCGCAGAGCGAAGCATTTCCCAGTACAGAAAAGCAACATGTGTTAGCGCAACTGCTTGCTGCTGAGTTGAAAGCAATGGGTATTGCAGATGCACATGCTGATGCATACGGCTATGTGTATGCCACTATTCCTGCCAATATTGAAAAGCAAGTGCCTGTGATTTGTTTTTGCAGCCATATTGATACAGCGCCAGATTGCAGCGGCACAGGTGTTAAGCCCATTTTGCATGAAAATTATCAGGGACAAGACATCATACTGCCTGATGATCCTACGCAGGTATTGCGGATGACAGAACATCCACACCTGAAAACGCAAATCGGTAAAAACATCATCACTGCTAGTGGTACTACTTTGTTAGGTGCAGATGATAAAGCCGGTGTTTCCATCATCATGGATCTTGCATATCAACTCACTACCAATTCTGCCATTCCACATGGTATCATCAAAATTCTGTTTACGCCTGATGAAGAAGTTGGTAGGGGTACTGAAAAAGTTGATTTGAAAAAACTGGGTGCTGATTTTGCTTACACACTGGATGGTGGTGAGCCCGGCACATTTGAAGATGAAACCTTTAGTGCAGATGGAATGACCTGCACCATTCATGGCGTCATCGCACATCCCGGCGCAGCCAAGGGTAAATTAGTGAATGCACTTAAGATTGCAGCTGCATTTGTGGATGCATTACCAAAAGAGACGCTGGCACCTGAAGTGACCAGCGGTCGCGAAGGCTTTGTGCATCCGGTGCGTGTTCATGGTTTGGCAGAAACTGCACAGGTGGAATTCATCATTCGTGATTTTGACACCAAGGCGTTGGCACTGCATGAAGCCAAAGTAGAAGCCATACTGCAGGAAACGGTCGCGAAATATCCTGGTGCTACTTATTCGGTGCAAGTGGTGGAACAGTACAGAAACATGAAGGAAGTACTGGATCAATATCCTCAGGTGGTAGATTATGCGAGAGAAGCCTACACGCGTTGTGGATTGCCTTTCATTAAAGAACCCATTCGTGGTGGTACCGATGGCAGCAGACTGAGTTTTATGGGCTTGCCTGCACCCAATATTTTTACGGGCATGCAATCCATTCATGGTAAACAGGAGTGGGTAGGTGTGTCTGATATGGAACAAGCCGTAGACGTGCTCACGGAGCTGGTACAGGTTTGGGCAGAAAGAAGTTGA